In a genomic window of Brassica rapa cultivar Chiifu-401-42 chromosome A10, CAAS_Brap_v3.01, whole genome shotgun sequence:
- the LOC117129145 gene encoding uncharacterized protein LOC117129145, with protein sequence MSNHVRDIPGSPKESYKMLYSYLYMLEQVNPGTKTCLKLDDRSKFEYLFIALGACIEGFAVMRKVIAVEGIRLKNGGVLVFAKAQDPNGQSYPLAFAVVDGENLASWTWFFEMLKSVIPDSSELVFISTLHQSLIFAIGNVFPQAHHGHCLWHLKEKVKLHACNVNKNIVGQKLMELGRYYTVDDFNSAYDSFKIRCPAAYKYVEECGIEKDKWARVFFPRDRYNLDTSNTLGSMKNVFKEATRWALIPMLDCIIRKFSDWFTQRKDVVSRSMNTRLVPRVENYLHDLWAVAHKLPVRELDSYELKYEITDTAGKVFWATLVGKTCTCKVWDYEKFPCLHGLAAYIYFARNVDGRRLDIHELCSKYYWTEMWHLAYSRTLNVVPDMASWNVPDQIKEVKIIPPYRIKRQGRKRV encoded by the coding sequence ATGAGCAATCACGTCAGAGATATACCTGGTAGTCCGAAAGAGAGCTACAAGATGTTGTATAGCTATTTGTACATGTTAGAGCAAGTGAATCCGGGGACAAAAACCTGTTTGAAATTGGATGATAGAAGTAAATTTGAGTACCTTTTCATAGCTTTGGGAGCTTGCATTGAAGGGTTTGCAGTTATGAGGAAGGTGATAGCTGTGGAGGGGATACGTCTGAAGAACGGTGGTGTTTTAGTTTTCGCGAAAGCTCAGGATCCTAATGGTCAGAGTTATCCACTTGCGTTTGCAGTAGTAGATGGTGAGAATCTTGCTAGTTGGACTTGGTTTTTCGAGATGCTTAAAAGTGTTATACCAGACTCTTCTGAACTGGTTTTCATTAGTACTCTTCATCAGAGCTTGATTTTCGCCATAGGAAACGTATTTCCACAGGCTCACCATGGTCATTGTTTATGGCATTTGAAGGAAAAGGTGAAATTACATGCTTGTAACGTCAACAAGAATATAGTCGGGCAAAAACTTATGGAGTTGGGCAGATATTACACGGTTGATGACTTCAATTCTGCTTACGACTCATTTAAGATAAGATGTCCAGCTGCGTACAAGTATGTGGAGGAATGTGGTATTGAAAAGGACAAATGGGCAAGGGTTTTTTTCCCACGTGATAGGTACAACTTGGATACAAGCAACACTCTGGGATCAATGAAGAACGTGTTTAAAGAGGCAACAAGGTGGGCCTTAATACCAATGCTGGATTGTATCATTAGGAAATTCTCTGATTGGTTCACTCAACGGAAGGATGTTGTTTCTAGATCAATGAATACAAGACTGGTGCCTCGGGTTGAGAACTACTTGCACGATCTATGGGCTGTTGCACATAAGTTACCTGTGCGGGAACTTGATAGTTACGAGCTTAAGTACGAGATCACTGACACTGCAGGAAAGGTGTTTTGGGCGACCTTGGTTGGAAAAACTTGTACTTGCAAGGTGTGGGACTATGAAAAGTTCCCTTGTCTGCATGGACTGGCAGCTTATATCTATTTCGCTAGGAATGTTGATGGCAGGCGCCTTGATATCCATGAGTTGTGCTCAAAATACTACTGGACGGAAATGTGGCATTTGGCGTATTCCAGAACACTTAATGTTGTGCCCGACATGGCTTCTTGGAATGTACCAGATCAGATCAAGGAGGTGAAGATCATACCTCCATATCGCATCAAGCGGCAAGGAAGGAAAAGAGTTTAA
- the LOC103846075 gene encoding uncharacterized protein At3g43530-like, with protein MVETRLGKRKDRPPPTAPPPQKSGTSKNSKKNKPKKSSKKRKTTDEESPAVDFVGTVGVAEENEVEEPAKDVEDREKEKEESEKEKEREEENGDEDEEEEENSDESQEEKDENGDKDEEEEGNSDESQEEKDENGDKDEEEEGNSDEEVENKDEEKIQEEEDTGEEENGTPEENRGQNENENQEQGEPPLEAELGNVDGDGEGVLGQGEEELEATEAIKPLRMYFYESEYKKQIKLATKCFVKDVMVTFDNLEPPMSDTERKWFEKHPQFCHVFHLEKDSNHMVQGMWMLLLRTVDSSKRKEVWFIVNGVPIRYGLREHALISGLSCRNYPLGYKEFGDRKFVKRHFKKGESIRLEDVKAKLLAMGEHRDRLKMMVLFFLGSVICAQTKVGKGARDVLEFFQRAVDDLEFCENFPWGRYSFDYMVKEISHTIDHFGGRVREKTLWPLPGFCLPLELLAFEAIPKLGLKFRKEVEDVDVDCPRMCRSVFKSAGMKGFSLSKLNRELDKLDKITSRDIHSILPTKTEEEVALLEEMTEEEDDVDVDDISVDSWIKRLAEGHSVFFEEMYDVDVAARDPNAQEAVDEDQDDEEGGEEGGASQKKMMEELIKQVKMFGTQLKRVKKTMDKFEERMVVPFEAFMKKAMDEGQGSRE; from the exons ATGGTTGAAACTAGGCTGGGTAAGAGAAAGGATAGGCCTCCTCCAACGGCTCCTCCTCCGCAAAAGAGCGGGACCTCGAAGAACTCGAAGAAGAACAAACCGAAGAAGAGTTCCAAGAAGAGAAAAACGACGGATGAGGAATCACCGGCGGTTGATTTTGTTGGAACCGTGGGAGTTGCGGAGGAGAATGAAGTAGAAGAACCGGCTAAGGATGTAGAAGATcgggagaaagagaaagaagaatcggagaaggagaaagaaagggaagaagaaaatggagacgaagatgaagaggaagaagaaaatagCGATGAATCTCAAGAAGAGAAAGACGAAAATGGAGacaaagatgaagaggaagaaggaaaTAGCGATGAATCTCAAGAAGAGAAAGACGAAAATGGAGacaaagatgaagaggaagaaggaaaTAGCGATGAAGAAGTAGAGaacaaagatgaagaaaaaatcCAAGAGGAGGAAGACACCGGAGAAGAAGAGAACGGGACTCCCGAAGAGAACAGAGgtcaaaatgaaaatgaaaatcaagAACAAGGAGAACCCCCATTGGAAGCGGAATTAGGAAAtgttgatggtgatggtgaagGGGTTCTCGGGCAAGGAGAAGAG GAATTAGAGGCAACCGAGGCAATCAAACCGTTGAGGATGTACTTCTATGAGTCGGAgtacaagaaacaaataaagCTAGCGACCAAATGTTTCGTCAAAGACGTTATGGTTACATTTGACAATCTGGAACCGCCGATGAGTGATACTGAGAGGAAGTGGTTTGAGAAGCATCCACAATTCTGTCACGTGTTCCACCTGGAGAAAGACTCAAACCACATGGTCCAAGGAATGTGGATGTTGCTATTGCGGACAGTGGATAGCTCGAAGAGGAAGGAAGTGTGGTTCATTGTGAATGGTGTTCCCATCCGCTATGGCCTGAGAGAACACGCTTTGATCTCAGGTCTTAGCTGCCGCAACTATCCACTTGGGTATAAGGAGTTTGGTGATAGAAAGTTCGTGAAGCGCCATTTCAAGAAGGGAGAATCAATAAGGCTTGAGGATGTCAAAGCGAAGCTGTTGGCTATGGGAGAACACAGAGACCGGCTGAAGATGATGGTTTTGTTCTTTTTAGGAAGTGTTATCTGTGCGCAAACGAAAGTAGGAAAAGGCGCCAGAGATGTTTTGGAATTCTTCCAAAGAGCTGTGGACGATCTCGAGTTCTGCGAAAACTTTCCATGGGGGAGGTACTCGTTTGATTACATGGTTAAGGAGATATCGCACACCATAGATCATTTTGGAGGCCGGGTTAGAGAGAAGACTTTATGGCCACTTCCAGGTTTCTGTCTGCCACTGGAG TTGCTTGCTTTTGAGGCAATTCCCAAGTTGGGATTGAAGTTCAGAAAAGAGGTTGAAGACGTCGATGTAGACTGTCCTAGGATGTGCAGATCAGTCTTTAAATCAGCAGGGATGAAAGGGTTTTCACTTTCAAAATTGAATCGGGAACTGGACAAACTGGACAAAATAACG TCACGGGATATCCACAGCATCCTTCCTACCAAGACAGAAGAAGAAGTAGCTCTTTTGGAAGAGATGACTGAAGAGGAGGACGACGTTGATGTCGATGATATTTCTGTTGACAGTTGGATAAAGCGTCTTGCGGAAGGACATTCAGTCTTTTTTGAAGAGATGTATGATGTAGACGTTGCTGCGCGTGATCCAAATGCACAAGAGGCTGTCGACGAAGATCAGGATGACGAAGAAGGTGGAGAGGAAGGAGGCGCAAGccagaagaagatgatggaggAGTTGATCAAACAAGTGAAAATGTTTGGCACTCAGCTAAAGAGAGTTAAGAAGACAATGGACAAGTTTGAGGAAAGGATGGTGGTTCCGTTTGAGGCGTTTATGAAGAAAGCTATGGATGAAGGGCAAGGAAGCAGGGAGTGA
- the LOC117125625 gene encoding uncharacterized protein LOC117125625 isoform X1, with translation MQSQIGRHLHALDNDIKLHALPEKHHVTQPESWNHHTLWRKTMVMESQTQTLVWLWNGQKHSFTVKPDFSVGSNQKPSAARKELRCPLISTREPFKWCWFHVGATTQVDISCCGFSHVCVFIFFRSFFLWDPESRIQQRQLQQLRASTMAEKVEESLCLEMKL, from the exons ATGCAG AGCCAAATCGGCAGACATCTCCATGCGCTGGACAACGACATCAAACTTCATGCTCTGCCGGAGAAACATCACGTGACACAGCCAGAGAGTTGGAACCATCACACGCTTTGGAGGAAGACGATGGTAATGGAGAGTCAAACGCAAACACTGGTGTGGCTTTG GAATGGTCAGAAGCACTCATTCACCGTGAAGCCTGATTTTTCTGTTGGGAGTAATCAGAAGCCTTCTGCTGCAAGAAAAGAACTCAGGTGTCCTTTGATTTCTACTAGGGAGCCGTTTAAGTGGTGTTGGTTTCATGTCGGTGCAACTACACAAGTAGATATCTCTTGCTGTGGTTTTAGCCATGTTTgtgtctttatttttttcagatctttttttttgtgggatCCAGAATCAAG GATTCAGCAGAGGCAGTTGCAACAGCTTAGAGCTTCTACAATGGCTGAGAAAGTGGAAGAGTCTTTGTGCCTCGAGATGAAACTCTGA
- the LOC117125625 gene encoding uncharacterized protein LOC117125625 isoform X2 — MQSQIGRHLHALDNDIKLHALPEKHHVTQPESWNHHTLWRKTMVMESQTQTLVWLWNGQKHSFTVKPDFSVGSNQKPSAARKELRCPLISTREPFKWCWFHVGATTQDSAEAVATA, encoded by the exons ATGCAG AGCCAAATCGGCAGACATCTCCATGCGCTGGACAACGACATCAAACTTCATGCTCTGCCGGAGAAACATCACGTGACACAGCCAGAGAGTTGGAACCATCACACGCTTTGGAGGAAGACGATGGTAATGGAGAGTCAAACGCAAACACTGGTGTGGCTTTG GAATGGTCAGAAGCACTCATTCACCGTGAAGCCTGATTTTTCTGTTGGGAGTAATCAGAAGCCTTCTGCTGCAAGAAAAGAACTCAGGTGTCCTTTGATTTCTACTAGGGAGCCGTTTAAGTGGTGTTGGTTTCATGTCGGTGCAACTACACAA GATTCAGCAGAGGCAGTTGCAACAGCTTAG
- the LOC117125625 gene encoding uncharacterized protein LOC117125625 isoform X3, giving the protein MQSQIGRHLHALDNDIKLHALPEKHHVTQPESWNHHTLWRKTMVMESQTQTLVWLWNGQKHSFTVKPDFSVGSNQKPSAARKELRIQQRQLQQLRASTMAEKVEESLCLEMKL; this is encoded by the exons ATGCAG AGCCAAATCGGCAGACATCTCCATGCGCTGGACAACGACATCAAACTTCATGCTCTGCCGGAGAAACATCACGTGACACAGCCAGAGAGTTGGAACCATCACACGCTTTGGAGGAAGACGATGGTAATGGAGAGTCAAACGCAAACACTGGTGTGGCTTTG GAATGGTCAGAAGCACTCATTCACCGTGAAGCCTGATTTTTCTGTTGGGAGTAATCAGAAGCCTTCTGCTGCAAGAAAAGAACTCAG GATTCAGCAGAGGCAGTTGCAACAGCTTAGAGCTTCTACAATGGCTGAGAAAGTGGAAGAGTCTTTGTGCCTCGAGATGAAACTCTGA
- the LOC103846252 gene encoding uncharacterized protein LOC103846252 produces MKNVSLVLAMILFLSCVTSKVTATELESSTNQELFRSRHVPRFHPKPHWPFRGSGKAFPAGHFRPTPFHLPQEVTRCLSDKKEVGTCFDDITETFFTRKAVIGSECCAAIKKMNKDCEKTVFGSFHDPFLTGYVKLHCSTVVGSTSPPPSHAPSSQAPLHAPSQAPLHAPSQAPLHAPLLPPSQAPSPAQ; encoded by the coding sequence ATGAAGAATGTCTCACTTGTTCTTGCTATGATCCTCTTCTTAAGCTGTGTCACATCCAAAGTCACAGCAACAGAACTAGAGTCATCAACTAACCAAGAGCTCTTCCGGTCGCGGCACGTACCTCGCTTTCACCCCAAGCCACATTGGCCGTTCCGTGGCTCCGGAAAAGCCTTCCCTGCAGGCCACTTCCGACCAACTCCGTTCCATCTGCCACAGGAAGTCACCAGATGCTTGTCCGACAAGAAGGAGGTAGGTACATGTTTTGATGATATCACTGAGACTTTCTTCACCAGGAAAGCCGTGATTGGATCGGAATGTTGCGCCGcgatcaagaagatgaacaaAGATTGTGAGAAGACCGTCTTTGGATCTTTCCATGACCCCTTCTTGACCGGCTATGTCAAGCTACATTGCTCCACCGTTGTTGGATCTACTTCACCTCCTCCTTCACATGCTCCTTCTTCACAGGCTCCTTTACATGCTCCTTCACAGGCTCCATTACATGCTCCTTCACAGGCTCCTTTACATGCTCCTTTACTGCCCCCTTCACAGGCTCCTTCACCGGCTCAGTGA
- the LOC103846253 gene encoding glutamate decarboxylase 1 — MVLSHAVSDSDVSVHSTFASRYVRTSLPRFKMPENSIPKEAAYQIINDELMLDGNPRLNLASFVTTWMEPECDKLIMSSINKNYVDMDEYPVTTELQNRCVNMIAHLFNAPLGETETAVGVGTVGSSEAIMLAGLAFKRKWQNKRKAEGKPFDKPNIVTGANVQVCWEKFARYFEVELKEVKLSEGYYVMDPEKAVEMVDENTICVAAILGSTLNGEFEDVKLLNDLLVIKNKETGWDTPIHVDAASGGFIAPFLYPELEWDFRLPLVKSINVSGHKYGLVYAGIGWVVWRNKEDLPEELIFHINYLGADQPTFTLNFSKGSSQVIAQYYQLIRLGHEGYRNVMENCRENMVVLREGLEKTGRFNIVSKDEGVPLVAFSLKDSSSHTEFEISDMLRRYGWIVPAYTMPPNAQHITVLRVVIREDFSRTLAERLVIDIEKVMRELDELPSRIIHKISLGEEKSEVNGDNLMVTVKKSDMEKQREVINGWKKFVSDRKKTNGIC; from the exons ATGGTGCTCTCTCACGCCGTATCGGATTCGGACGTCTCCGTCCACTCCACATTCGCATCACGCTATGTCCGAACTTCACTTCCTAG GTTCAAGATGCCCGAAAACTCGATTCCGAAAGAAGCAGCATATCAGATCATAAACGACGAGCTGATGCTTGACGGCAATCCAAGGCTAAACTTGGCCTCCTTCGTAACGACGTGGATGGAGCCTGAGTGTGATAAACTCATCATGTCCTCCATCAACAAGAACTACGTCGACATGGACGAGTACCCTGTCACCACCGAGCTCCAG aaCCGATGTGTGAACATGATTGCACATCTATTCAATGCTCCGCTAGGAGAGACAGAGACAGCCGTCGGAGTAGGGACCGTCGGATCATCTGAGGCCATAATGTTGGCCGGTTTGGCCTTCAAGCGTAAATGGCAGAACAAGCGTAAAGCTGAAGGCAAACCTTTTGATAAACCCAATATTGTCACCGGAGCCAATGTTCAA GTGTGCTGGGAGAAATTCGCTAGGTACTTTGAGGTTGAGCTTAAGGAAGTGAAACTAAGTGAAGGATATTATGTGATGGACCCGGAGAAAGCTGTTGAGATGGTCGATGAGAACACTATATGTGTTGCGGCCATTCTTGGTTCCACTCTTAATGGAGAGTTTGAAGATGTCAAACTCTTGAACGATCTCTTGGTCATAAAGAACAAAGAAACCGG ATGGGACACACCAATCCATGTGGATGCAGCAAGTGGAGGATTCATAGCACCATTTTTGTATCCAGAATTGGAATGGGACTTTAGATTGCCGTTGGTGAAGAGTATAAATGTGAGTGGTCACAAGTATGGGCTTGTGTACGCAGGTATTGGTTGGGTAGTCTGGAGAAACAAAGAGGATTTGCCTGAGGAACTCATCTTTCATATCAATTATCTTGGTGCTGACCAACCCACATTTACACTCAATTTCTCCAAAG GTTCGAGTCAAGTCATAGCTCAATACTACCAACTTATCCGACTGGGCCACGAG GGCTATAGAAATGTGATGGAGAACTGCAGAGAGAATATGGTCGTGTTAAGGGAAGGACTTGAGAAGACAGGAAGGTTCAATATTGTATCAAAGGATGAGGGAGTGCCACTTGTCGCTTTCTCATTGAAAGATAGCAGTTCTCACACTGAGTTCGAGATCTCCGACATGCTTCGCAG ATACGGATGGATAGTGCCTGCATATACAATGCCTCCAAACGCACAACACATAACTGTTCTTCGAGTAGTCATCAGAGAAGATTTTTCAAGAACACTCGCAGAGAGACTTGTGATCGATATTGAGAAAGTAATGCGTGAGCTCGATGAGCTTCCTTCACGAATAATCCACAAGATTTCGCTAGGAGAGGAGAAGAGTGAAGTTAATGGTGATAACTTGATGGTGACGGTGAAGAAAAGCGATATGGAGAAGCAGAGAGAGGTCATCAACGGCTGGAAGAAGTTTGTTTCCGACAGGAAGAAGACAAATGGTATCTGTTAA